A section of the Trichomycterus rosablanca isolate fTriRos1 chromosome 6, fTriRos1.hap1, whole genome shotgun sequence genome encodes:
- the lrrc40 gene encoding leucine-rich repeat-containing protein 40, protein MSRFKRGAAVDSRAGFRPDQKPECSVPSGLLRSARKSGQLNLCNRGLSHVPPSVWRINVDTPEEARQNVSFSSDERWWEQTDLTKLLLSSNKLQSISEDIKLLPALVVLDIHDNQLTSLPASIGELEQLQRLILSHNNLSDLPSEIWKLTNLQCLHLQQNQLENLPEDLGYLRHLEDFDVSNNKLTSVPNSVSELNNLVKLNLSFNSLTSLPPSISGMKNLRMLDCSRNQLESVPPVLAQMASLEQLYLRHNRLRVLPELPSCKTLKELHCGNNQIEVLQPDHLKHLSALSVLELRDNKVKVLPEEVGLLQGLERLDLTNNDISSIPCALGELPKLKSLALEGNPLRSIRKELLTKGTSELLKYLRGRAPEQPDGKNTEEPKTAMTLPSHAKVNVHAIKTLKTLVYSEKQEACVPDDVFDAVSDVPVANVNFSKNQLTAVPPRILELKDTLSDLNLGMNKIPTIPLEFSHLQQLVHIDLRNNLLTSLPMELEALTKLRGVILSFNRCKSFPDVLYRIPTLETILISNNQVGSIDPAQLKLLDKLSTLDLQNNDIMQVPPELGNCTSLRALLLDGNPFRNPRAAIVARGTDAILEYLRSRIPT, encoded by the exons ATGTCTCGGTTTAAGAGAGGAGCTGCTGTGGACTCCAGAGCCGGATTCAGACCGGATCAGAAACCGGAATGTTCGGTTCCATCCGGACTGCTGAGGAGCGCCAGGAAGAGCGGCCAACTCAACCTGTGTAACCGCGGTCTCAGTCACG TTCCTCCGAGTGTGTGGAGGATAAACGTGGACACTCCAGAAGAAGCTCGGCAGAATGTGTCCTTCAGCTCAGACGAGCGATGGTGGGAACAGACCGACCTCACCAAACTGCTCTTATCATCTAACAAACTCCAGAGCATCTCAGAGGACATCAAGCTTCTCCCCGCGCTGGTGGTTTTAGAC ATTCATGACAATCAACTGACGTCCCTGCCGGCATCCATCGGTGAGCTGGAACAGCTGCAGAGACTCATTCTCAG TCATAATAACCTGAGCGACCTGCCGTCTGAGATTTGGAAGCTGACGAACCTGCAATGTCTGCATCTGCAACAGAACCAGCTGGAGAACCTACCTGAAGATCTGGGGTACTTACGTCATTTGGAGGATTTT gacgTCTCCAACAACAAACTGACCTCAGTACCGAACAGCGTGTCGGAACTGAACAACCTGGTGAAACTGAACCTGTCCTTTAACAGCCTGACGAGCCTGCCTCCGTCCATCAGCGGGATGAAGA ATCTGAGGATGCTGGACTGCTCCCGGAATCAGTTGGAGAGCGTGCCGCCCGTGCTGGCACAGATGGCATCTCTCGAGCAGCTGTACTTGAGGCACAACAGACTGCGCGTCCTCCCCGAGCTGCCCTCCTGCAAAACGCTCAAG GAGCTTCACTGCGGTAACAATCAGATCGAGGTGCTGCAGCCGGATCACCTGAAGCATCTGAGCGCCCTGAGCGTCCTGGAGCTGAGAGACAACAAGGTGAAAGTTCTCCCGGAGGAGGTCGGCCTGCTGCAGGGTCTGGAGCGCCTGGATCTCACCAACAACGACATCAGCAG TATACCCTGTGCACTCGGGGAGCTGCCCAAACTCAAGTCTCTGGCTCTGGAGGGGAACCCCCTGAGGTCCATCCGCAAAGAACTTCTGACT aaagGAACCAGTGAACTCCTGAAGTATCTGAGGGGTCGAGCACCAG AGCAGCCGGACGGAAAAAACACAGAGGAGCCCAAAACGGCGATGACCCTCCCGAGCCACGCCAAGGTCAACGTACACGCCATCAAAACACTGAAGACTTTAGTTTACAG TGAGAAACAGGAGGCGTGTGTACCTGATGACGTGTTCGACGCGGTCAGTGACGTTCCAGTCGCGAATGTGAACTTCAGTAAGAACCAGCTCACTGCAGTACCACCCAG gaTCTTGGAGCTGAAGGACACTTTATCAGATCTCAATCTTGGGATGAATAAAATTCCCACAATTCCCCTGGAGTTTTCTCACCTGCAGCAGCTTGTACACATCGACCTCAG GAACAATCTGTTGACGTCATTGCCGATGGAGTTGGAGGCTCTGACCAAGCTGCGGGGCGTCATCCTGTCCTTCAATAG ATGTAAGTCTTTCCCGGATGTGCTGTACCGCATCCCGACTCTGGAGACCATCCTAATCAGCAACAACCAAGTAGGAAGCATCGACCCCGCCCAGCTGAAGCTTCTGGACAAGCTCTCCACTTTAGATCTGCAGAACAACGACATCATGCAGGTGCCACCCGAACTGGGCAACTGTACCAGTCTGAG GGCTCTGTTGCTGGACGGAAACCCTTTCCGTAACCCGAGAGCCGCGATCGTAGCTAGAGGGACGGACGCCATCCTCGAGTACCTGCGAAGTCGAATCCCGACGTGA